From Azospirillaceae bacterium:
GAACACCGCGACGGTGCGGGTTATCGCGCCGATTTCGTCCGAACGGCGCGCATCGGGAACATCCGCGTTCAAGTCGTTGTTGGCCAACCGCTGCATGATGGTGATCAAGCGCGACAGAGGGCCGACGATCGTGGACCGGGAAATCCACATGCCGAAAACGAGCGCCGAAACAAGACCGATGACCGCGACAACCAGAGACGTGACAATGGTCTTATCGGTTTTATCGGTTAAATCATCCGATTCCTTGCTTGCCGAATTTATGATATCGTCTGATAAATTCTTGAGATCATCTGCAATGGAAATGATCTTCGGTTCACATTGGCCCTTGAGTGCCACTCCGGCCTTTAGGCTAAGGTCAGCATCGATTGTTGACGCAGCCTGTTTGATTAATGATTCACATTCGGCGAAGGCCGACTTCGTGGCCACTTCAATGTGGTTGGCATGAGACGAAAATTCCGGAACAAGTGATTCTATTTCTTTCATGTTACTAGAATAGTCTTGTTGAGATTTCCTGATTTCGTCCAGCAGGCGGGAATTGCCTTCTTGAGTTGTTTCCAAAGCCAAGCTGTAAGCGGTTGAAATATATATACGAATTTCCTTTCTCGCTTCGACGGCGGAAATTGATGCCTTTTCTTCGTGGTCGAGAAGATTGGAATATCTATTATCGATGTTTTTCATCGATATGCTAGAATACACGGCGCCAATAAGAACGACGACACCAAGAGAAATGATAATCATGTTGATCTTTTGAGCAATGCGTAGATTGTCAAGAAACATCAAAATTCCCTTTGTTAACTCTGGCTCAGAGGCTGTCATTGAACTTTATTGGGCCTCTGAAAAATGTTGGCCCTACCATCTTTCTCAGCCGAGAGGATGACTTGCTCTCCCGCCGGGCAATGGACTTGGATGAGGGGTGGTTTTGGTCGTGCGGAACATCAACTTCCCAGCAGGCTGTGTCTGCGAGCGCCCCCGCAAAACAGCCTCCTGACCCACAGTCGGGGAGTTGGAAAACCACACCATACACGGCTCCTGTGACCTTTAGCGTGGAGGGGCCTGGACATACGCCACAGGCTCCCCGACCAAAGAATCGAGGATATCGGTGCCCTCACGGCGGGCGCCGAGCCGATATGATGAGGGGTTTCCACACCCCAGGGTGCGCGTCACACCCCGCTGGAAATACTAGGGGCCGCCCAGCCAAAAGGCATATGCATTCGCAGGGTGCGCACGGGGGGACAGTATTTCATGCACTGATGGAAAGTCTTGTTTCGGGGAAGTGCCCCAGTCGCCGAACTGGACATGGCCGGCATCAGGCGCATCAACGAAAGCCTGGAATTTGGAGCGGCGCAGATGGCGATGGCCCGGGCGGTTGGCGCAAGGGACAACGGCCCGGGCCATCGCGCGTGGCCGAAAGTTGTGCGGTCACTTGATTGACGGAAGGGGCGCCGCCGAGGGCTGGCGGCGCCCCTTCCCTTTACGCCGCCTTGATGGTGGCGACGAAGGTGCTGACCACGGCGCGCAGGGTATCGGCCTCGCGGCCCAGCACGTCGGAGGAGCTGAGCACGCTGCGCGCGGCGTTGCCGGTCTCATCCGCCGCGGTGCGCACGCCGTCGATGTTGGACGACACCTCGCGCGTGCCGACCGAGGCCTGCTGGACGTTGCGGGCGATCTCTTGCGTCGCCGCCCCCTGTTCCTCCACCGCCGAGGCCACGCCGGTGGTGATCTGGCTCATGGTGGCGATGATGCCGGTGATGCCGTCGATGGCGGCCACGGCGCGGGACGTCTCTTCCTGGATGGCGGCCACCTGGGCCTGGATCTCCTCCGTCGCCTTGGCGGTCTGCCCGGCCAGGGCCTTGACCTCGCTGGCCACCACGGCGAAGCCCTTGCCGGCCTCACCCGCCCGTGCCGCCTCGATGGTGGCGTTCAGCGCCAGCAGGTTGGTCTGGCTGGCGATGTCGGTGATCAGTTTCACCACGTCGCCGATGCGCTGGGCGGCTGTCACCAGCCCGTCGATGGACTGCTTGGTGCTGGACGCCTCACGCACCGCCGCATCCGAGGTCCGCGTCGCGTTGGCCATCTGCTGCGCGATCTCGGCGATGGACTGGTGCAGTTCCTCGGCCGCGGCGGCCACGGTCTGGACGTTGCCGGAGGTCTCGTCCGCCGCCCCCGCCACGGTGTTGGACAGGGCGATGGTGTCGCCGGCCGACAGGGTCAGGCTGTCGGCGGCACCGCGCAGCGACCTTTCCGCACCGGAGAATGTGTTCACCACCTGGTCGATGGAGGTGGCGAAATCCCGTGTCGCCGCCTCCAGCCGCAGGCCCCGCTGTTCCTTGGCCGCGTCGTCCGCCCGCTGGCGTTCGGCCAGCAGGTCGGCCTGCTTGGCGTTGCTGCGCAGGGTGGCGATGGCGCCGGCCATCTCCCCGATCTCGTCATGGCGTTCCGTCAGGGGGACGGCCAGATCGTGGTCGCCGTCGGCGATCTTCATCACCACGCCGGTCAGCACCGACAGCGGCCGGGTCACCCGGCGTCCCACCAGCCAGACGATGCCGGCCAGCACGCCGCCGGCGACGACCAGCAGCGCCAGCACCAGCGCCAGGGTGGTGCGGGCGGCCGCATGCTGGGCGTCCGCCAGGGTGATCGCCTGGGCGATGGCGGCGTCACGGATGCCCAGGATGCTTTCCAGCTGCGGCACGCTGCCCTTGCGGTATTCCTTGGCGTCAAAGGCATAGGGCGTGCCGGCGGCGCTGGCCTCCAGGATCTGGGTGCGGCGGACGCTGAAGGCGGCCTTGTAGGCCTGGCGGGTGTTCTCCGCCGCCTTGGTCAGGCTGTCCGGCGTGCCGGCCAGGGCCAGCTGGCCGTCCAGGCGTCCTTCCAGATCGTCCAAATGGCCCTGGATGATTTGGATGTTCTGCAGGGCCTGCGGCGTCAGCGGCTTGGCCGTACCCACCGCCTGCAACAGCAAGGTGGACTGGCGGCCGGCATAGTCGCGGTAGGACCAGGCGAGGCCGGCGACGTTGGCATAGTGCCCGGCCTCCGGCGCGCGTTGCAGCAGCGACCGGATGGTGGCGTTCAGGGCGCCGTTCAGGTCGGCCATGACGCTGAACATGCCGCTGACGTAAGTGTCGGTTTCCTTGGCGTCGCGCTGGGCCACCGGCCGGGCCAGCAGGCTGTCGGCGGTGCCGCGCAGGGTGGACAGCCGGCTGTCCAGGGTGGCTACCAGCGCCGTCAACGACGCCTTGGTGTCGAAATCCTCATTGGCGATCAGGGTCACCAGGGCCTTGCGCACCTCATCCGCCTTGGCGCGCTGCTGGCGCACCGGTTCCACCAGGGCGGCATCGTCGCTGGACAGGGCCAGCATGGTGGGGCCGCGCTCCACCGCCAGGTTCTCCGTCATGCGGGTCAGGGCGGCCATCACCCGGGCCAGGCCCTGGGCGTCGGCGGCGGCCGATGCCGACCGCCACTGGTCCACCGCCACGATGGCGCCCAGCACCAGCATCAGGGCGGCGACACCGCCCAGGCAAGTTGCGATCAAGGTACGAATGGTCATTATGCTAGCGCCCCCGCTAAAATCCCCCGGTGGCGTCACCCATGATGGCGCGCCGTCCGGTTGCTTCCATCCCCCAAGATGGAAGAGAGGCGCTGAATAAACCGTTAAATGTGAACCGCATGATAACGCACCCGCTTAGGTGATGCCGGGTATGAAGATGCGGTCCGTATCATGCTGAACCGCCTTGCCTTTCTGGCCCTACGCACGATTTAACAGGGGAAGGCGGCGCCGGACGCCGTGGAAAGAAACCATGAGGAGACGCCCCCATGCCGACGATCGACCGCCGTTCCCTGCTGGGGGCCTCCGGCCTCGCCGTCGCCTCTCTGGCCGCCCCCGCCGCCATGGGACAGACCGCACCGGCGCCCGGCCCGGACAAAGGCAAGGACGGCGCGCCGCCGCCCAAGGTGACGGAGATCCTGGCGCGTTACATCGTCGATGCCAGGTTCGAGGACCTGTCGGCCAATGTGCGGCGCGAGGGGGCCCGCACCCTGCTGAACTGGGTGGGGGTGGCCATCGGCGGATCGCGCCATGAGACGGTGGAGATCGCGGTGTCGGCCCTGGCACCCTTCTCCGGCCCGGCGCAGGCCTCATTGTTCGGCCGCAAGGAACGGTTCGACATCATGAACGCCGCCTTCCTCAACGGCGTCTCCAGCCACATCTTCGACTATGACGACACCCACCTGAAGACCATCATCCACCCGGCGGGCCCCGTCGCTTCCGCCATCCTGGCCTATGCCGAGATGCACCCGGTGAATGGGCGTGATTTCCTGAACGCCCTGGTGCTGGGCGTGGAAACCGAATGCCGTATCGGCAACGCCGTCTACCCCAACCATTACGACGCTGGCTGGCACATCACCGGCACCGCCGGCGTCTTCGGCGCGGCGGCGGCGGTGTCCAAGCTGATGGGCCTGGATGTGCAAAAGACGGTGTGGGCGCTGGGCCTGGCGGCATCCCAGCCCGTGGGCTTCCGCGAAAGCTTCGGGTCCATGAACAAAAGCTTCAACCCCGGCCGGGCGGCGTCCAACGGCCTGTTCGCCGCCATCCTGGCGCAGAAAGGCTACACCAGTTCCGACGCCATGATCGAGGCCAAGCGCGGCTGGGCTAATACCATCTCCACCAAGCAGGATTATGCCGAGATCCTGGACGGCCTGGGCCAGCGCTATGAGGCGGCGTTGAACACCTACAAGCCCTTCGCCTGTGGCATTGTCATGCACCCCGCCATCGACGCCGCCATCCAGCTGCGGAACGAGAACAAGCTGACGCCCGACCAGATCGACCATATCGACATGCAGGTGCACCCGCTGGTGCTGGAACTGACCGGCAAGACCGCCCCTAACACCGGGCTGGAGGGCAAGTTCAGCATCTATCACGCCGTGGCGGTGGCCGTCGTCCAGGGGGCGGGCGGCGAAAAGCAGTTCTCCGACCCGGCGGTGCGCGACCCGGCGGTGGTGGCGTTGCGCGCCAAGGTGAAGCCCGTGGTCACCCCCGGCATCAGGCCGGAACAGGTGGATATGACCATCGCGCTGAAGGACGGCCGCACCCTGCACCGCCATATCGACCACGCCATCGGCAGCCTGGAAAAACCCATGAGTGATGACGATTTGGCGCGCAAGTTCACCGACCTGGCCGACGGCATCCTGCCGGCCGACCGCATCCGCCATGTGATGGAACTGTGCCGCACGGTGGAGAGCCTGCCCGACGCGGCGGCGATCACACGGGCCGGTGCGCTGGCCTGATGACCATCGACGACCTGGAAGACCTGCTGAGTACGCAGACCGTGCGGGCGCGGCACTTCACCGATATGGACTGGCGCGACCAGGACGGAGCGGAATGCCTGTTCGAAGAGTGCGTCTTCGACGGCGTGCGCTTCACGGGGTGCGACTTCACCGCCAGCCGGTTCCGCAACTGCCGCTTCATCCGCTGCCGCCTGTCACATGCCAAGCTGCGCGACGCGGTGTTCGAGGGCTGTGCCTTCGTGGCCGAGGATGACCGGACGGCGGGGTGCACCATCGCCTTCAGCGACCTGCGCGCCGTCCGGTTCGACCGGTGCGACCTGTCGTTCTGCACCCTGGACCGGTGCGACCTGTTCGAGGTGGAGGCCCAGGGCTGCACCTTCATGGGCGCCCGCTTCCACCTGGTGGAAATCCGCCACGCCCTCAGCCGCAAGCAGACCCTGTCCCGCGCCACCTTCCGCGACTGCAACCTGGAACTGGCCGACCTGTCGCGGCTGTCTTTGGTCGAGGTGGCGATCACCGGATGCCGCCTGCGCGAGACCGACCTGCACGGTGCCGACCTGACGAACGCGACCTTGCGGGACAGCGACCTGTTCCAGGCCATCCTGACGGGGGCCAGGCTGGACGGCGCCGACCTGCGCGGGGCGGAGATCAGCGGCCTGGACCTGCGATTGCTGGCGGGCTTCAACGGTCTGAAGATCGCGCCCGACCAGCAGCATGTCCTGCTTCAGGCCACGGGCATCGACGTCAGCGACTGAAAGATCAGCCCAGGAAGTCCAGCAGCGCCTGGTTGAAGGCGTCGGCCTGTGCCACGTTGGTCAGGTGGGCGGCGTCCAGCATCACCACGCGGTTGTCGGGGATGCCGGCCGCCAGTTCCTGGATCTTGGCCGGCGGGGTGGCCGGGTCGGCGGTGCCGCCGATCAGCAGCGTGCGGCACGGTGATGCCCGACAGGTGCGGGCGCTGGTCCATGTCGCGGACGACGGCGCAGCAACCGACATAGCCCTGCGGCTTGGTCGCCAGCAGCAGCCGGCGGATGCCGTCGATGGTGTCCGGATGCCCCGCGATGAAGTCCGGGGTGAACCAGCGCTCGATCACGCCGTCCGTCACCGCCGCCATGCCGCCGGCCGACACCAGATCCATGCGCACCTGCCAGCCGTCCGGCGGCCCCATGTAGGCGGCGGTGTTGGCCAGCACCAGGCGTTCCAGCCGCGGGCCGGCATTGGCGCCCAGCCACTGCCCCACCATGCCGCCCAGCGACAGCCCACAGAAATGGGCGCGGTAGATGTCCAGTTCGTCCAGCAGGGTCAGCACGTCCTGACCCAGCCGTTCCAGGCTGTAGGCCCCCGCCGGCGCGTCGGAGGCGCCGTGGCCACGGCTGTCATAGCGGATGACCCGGTAGCGCTGGCTCAGCCTCGCCATCTGCGGTTCCCAAAGGGGGATGGCGGTGCCCAGGGAGTTGGAAAGGACCAGGGGCTGGGCATCGGCCGGACCATCGACCCGGTAGTTGAGGTGACAGCCATCATCCAATGCTATCAATGGCATATTCAACCTTCCTATGGCTTGACGGCACCGATGGGGCGATCAGGTTTTGCCGGACGTCGACCGATTACATGGTTGTTTACCCCATGGTTGCGCCTATGGACAGCCTGCGTCGCGGCACCAGGACGCGGCATCCATTCAACCATTTTGGGATGAATTAATTATAAATTATTGATATTAAACCATATTATCACACAAGGCGCCCTGACTTGAGTGGCGTTGACCCGGAGTTGCCGCAGAATGTTTTACAGATAGCCTTGCCGTTTTCCCGGCACGCGTATTCCATGCTGCTTTCATGGTTGTAATTTTGCCGCCTGATTGCGGCGATCGCTGAATTCGGTGGCGGGCGGATGTATAAGTTACGTGTTCTAGTCAATTGGATTATCAGGCAGTTCTCCTATCGAAGCCGCCGCCTGATAGCGCTTGTCGCCGACTATGCCGAATTGCTGCTTTTCCCGCCCCCCGCCGTGCCCCAAGGCGGCAACATCCGGCGGCGATGGTCGGGCGGGGTCGCCCTGGACGGTGCGGCGCGGGTGGCCGTCTTCATGCACTTCGCCCGTGACGACACCGTGGCGCCCTATGTCCGCTACTATGTGCGCAAGCTGCGTGAGGCTGGCTTCGCGGTGGTGTTCGCCAGCAACACGCCGGATCTCAGCGATGAGACCATCGCGCCGCTGTTGCCCGATGTCGCCCTGGCGTTCACGCGTGAGAATGTGGGCTGGGATTTCGCCGCCTATCGCGACGCCATCGCGTTGATCCCCGATGTGCCATCGCGGGAAATGCTTTTGATCACCAACGACAGCGTGTTCGGCCCCCTCTACGATCTGCCGCCCCTGATCGCCAAGGCGGACCCGCGCGAGGCCGATGTCTGGGGCAGTACCGACAGCTGGGAACGGCATTACCACCTGCAGAGCTTCTTTCTGCTGTTTCATCAGAAGGCGCTGCGGAACAAGGCGTTTCAGGAGTTCTGGAGGGGTGTCCGTCATTTCCGGCGCAAGCACTGGATCATCGAGAAATACGAGATCGGCCTGACCCGCACGTTGCAAAGCCATGGCCTGCGCTGCAAGGCCCTGTTCCCCTATGACAGCGTCACCGCCGCCTTCATGCGTGGTGCGGGCCTGCCACCGGCCAAGGCGGAGATCGGCGGCGACCGCGCGGAGCGTGAACTGGATAATTACATCAGGATGCTGGCCCGGCGTATCCGTGAAGCCACCCCTATTAATCAAACGCATTTCTTCTGGTATGAATTGACGGTCTCCATGGGGTTTCCTTTCATCAAGCGCGAACTATTGCAGAAAAACCCGGCCAAAATACCGAACATCGCCGGCTGGGAGCGGGTGATATCCTCAGTCTCCACTTACGATCCTGCGTTGATCCATGAGCATCTTGCCAACCAATAGAGGTTTCCTGCACTTTGGCAGCTAAGGCGTGCTCCTCCCTCAAGGGAGTTATTTCTTTGTGGCAGTGCGCTTTTCTTTCTTATCCGCTAGCGAATGACCTATAGTGATAGTTTGGGGTAGGGGGCTAATTGGTTCATGTCGAATATATTCTCAGGGCTTATCCGCAAGGTGTCGCGTTTCTCGCTGGCGGCTATCGACCTAACGGATCTCGCCATCGCACAGGCTCGCCCCCTGCTCGGGGCCCGTGCGCCGGTCAAGGAACGCCTATTGGGCGACCGCCCCTTGGAAGGGGCGCGCAAGGTCGCGGTTTTTAACCATTTCGACTCGCGTGGCGTGGTTCACGATTACGTCGTCTATTTCGTCAAGCACCTCGCCGATGCGGGTTATGCGGTCATCTTCGCCAGCAACTGTCCCAAGCTATCGGAAGAACAGACGGCCAAGGTGAGGCCATATGTCTCCCGGGTCTTGAAGCGCCGCAATCTCGGGTGGGATTTTGGCGCGTTCAAGGATGCCATTGACGTCATCCCGGATCCCGCTGCATTGGAGCACCTGCTGATTACCAATGACAGCATCTATGGCCCCTTGCAGGATTTGAGTGAGGTCATCAGCAAGGCTGATCCGGAGGTCGCCAGCATATGGGGCCTTACGGACAATTGGGACCAGCAGTTCCACCTGCAAAGTTACTTCCTGATCTTTCACCAGGCCGCACTTCAGCATCCGAGCTTCGGCAGGTTCTGGCAGAAAGTTCGTTATTACCGGCGGAAACGTTGGGTCATCCGCGATTATGAGATCGGATTGACCCGCTATTTCCTGCGCGCAGGCTTGCATTGCCGGGCTTTGCTGCCTTACCGCAGCTTAATTGCGGAATTGGCGCAGCCCCTGGAGGTTGTCGTTCCGGAACGGGATAAGAGTCCCGTTGCAGGTTATCTGCGGTTGGTGAAAAGCTCCTTGCATAATGGGACGCCCCTGAACCAAACGCATTATTTCTGGGATTACTTGATCACCACCAAGCTTTGCCCTTTCATCAAGCGGGATCTGCTTCAGCGCAATCCGGTGGGCGTACCTTACGTCCAGCGGTGGGAAGAGGTGGTTCGTTCCGCGTCAACCTATGACACCAGCATGATTGTCCATCATCTGCAGTTGTCCATGCGCAATCGCGTCCATTGAGGCCGCGTTGTCACGGTACGGGCCTCCGATAACGAACGAGGCGATAACCATCCGGGTCGAAGGTCCGGAGGATGCGGCGCTTATCACCGATGTGATCAAGCGCGCCTATCAGGACGTGCCCTACAGCGACCAGCGGGAATATCTGATGGTCTCGCGGTTGCGGGGCGGGCGTGGTTATATCCGTGAATTGTCTTTGCTGGCGGAGGTCAATGGACAGGCCGTGGGCCATGTCCTGCTGACGGCAGTAATCATTCGTGGCCCACGGTCGACGGCGGCGTCCCTGGCGCTTGCCCCGCTTTCCGTGGTGCCGGAATTCCAGCGGCAAGGTGTGGGCCGCCGATTGGTGGCGGAGGCCCACCGACGGGCCCGGGGCCTGGGTTTCGGCTCCGTCATCGTGATCGGACCGTCGGCCTATTATCCGCGCTTCGGATATGAGCCGCTGGACCGCTATCCCATCACCCTTCCCTTCGCGGTGCCGGAACGCAACCGCATGATCGCGGCCCTGACGCCGGATGGTCTGGCCGGCGTCAGCGGGATGGTCGAGTATGCGCCGGAATGGATGGCGGGCCCCGGCCAGAACGGGGCGTGACGGTCAGCGTACCGTGCCATGAAAGGCGCGTGCCTCAAGGATATCAATGACGTCCGGCGCCCTGGGATCCCCTGCCTTGGCTCCGCGCCGCACCCAGTCCAGCGCCGTTTCCAAGGCGTCGAAACCGTCATTGTCGGCGATCAGCTGCCCCAGCGTGGTCATGGCTTCGCCGCTGCCGGCGGCCACCGCCCGATCCAGCCAGGCGCGGGCCTCCTCCACCTGTCCGGTTCCCAGCAGCAGGCGCGCCAGATTGACCTGGCCGGGCACGTGGCCCTGGGCCGCGGCCCGCCGGGTCCACTGGATGGCGGCGGCGGGGTCATGTGCCAGCCCGCTACCCGTGGCATGGGCGCGCCCCACGCGGAACTGGCCGGACGCGCTGCCCAGTTCGGCCGCCCGGCTGTAAAGGACCATGGCCCGGGCTTCATCCTTTTCCATGCCATGGCCATGGAAATGCAGGACGCCGAGATTGTAGAGGGCATCCGCGTGGCCGGCATCGCCGGCCAGATGGAAGTAATGGGCGGCCCGGACATAGTCCTGGTCCGTCCCTTCCCCCGCCAGGAAGCATATTCCCAGTTGAAACTGGGCGGTGACGAAGCCGGCATCGGCCGCCTTCGTGAACCAGCGCACCGCCTCGAACGTATCCTGGGGTACGCCTTTGCCGGCGATGTAGACCAGGCCCAGCGCCATTTGCGCGCCGGCGTGCCCCCGGTCGGCGGCCCCCTGGTACCACTGCGCCGCCTCGACGGCGCTGGGTGTCCGCGCCTGCAAACCGGCGTGCAGATCGCCCAGCAAGGCCATGGACTCCACGTCGCCACGCAACGCCGCGCGACGCAGCCAGGTTTCGGCGGCGGCCGGATCGAACTCGACGTTCTGCCCGCGCATGTACATGACGCCCAGTGCCCGCTGGGCCGCGACGACCTGCGCCTCCCCGGCCTTGGTCAGGGCCTCGACGCCGCGCACGGGATCAGGATCCGTGCCCTGGCCGGTCAGATGGGCCAAGCCTAGGTAATACCAGGCCGTGGGATTGCCTTCGTCCGCCGCTTCGGCATGGAGCCGCAGGGCCTCCGCCGGATTCGGTTCCCCCAGGTCGCCATTGGCCAGCAGCAGCGCCAGTCCCACCTTCGCCGCGTGGCTGCCGGCTTGCGCGGCCCGGCGGTACCACTCGGCGGCGGCCCGGGCGTCCTGGAAGTCCGTTCCCTGTCGCAGCAGCACCCAGCCTAACAGCACCTGGGCCTCGACGTGCCCCTGCGCCGCCGCCTTCTGCGCCCACTGGTGCGC
This genomic window contains:
- a CDS encoding N-acetyltransferase — protein: MSIICSCPCAIASIEAALSRYGPPITNEAITIRVEGPEDAALITDVIKRAYQDVPYSDQREYLMVSRLRGGRGYIRELSLLAEVNGQAVGHVLLTAVIIRGPRSTAASLALAPLSVVPEFQRQGVGRRLVAEAHRRARGLGFGSVIVIGPSAYYPRFGYEPLDRYPITLPFAVPERNRMIAALTPDGLAGVSGMVEYAPEWMAGPGQNGA
- a CDS encoding sel1 repeat family protein, whose product is MSSLLTLIDHAMSWTAGRGAAVRYLALARRLQARGSLVEAARALLAAARAGSVEAMRDLAEIFEQGRGVLPDPTAAMRWNIAAAEAGDAIAQARLAALYSTGAGRAPTAGDEKSGFHIPQNLAWAHQWAQKAAAQGHVEAQVLLGWVLLRQGTDFQDARAAAEWYRRAAQAGSHAAKVGLALLLANGDLGEPNPAEALRLHAEAADEGNPTAWYYLGLAHLTGQGTDPDPVRGVEALTKAGEAQVVAAQRALGVMYMRGQNVEFDPAAAETWLRRAALRGDVESMALLGDLHAGLQARTPSAVEAAQWYQGAADRGHAGAQMALGLVYIAGKGVPQDTFEAVRWFTKAADAGFVTAQFQLGICFLAGEGTDQDYVRAAHYFHLAGDAGHADALYNLGVLHFHGHGMEKDEARAMVLYSRAAELGSASGQFRVGRAHATGSGLAHDPAAAIQWTRRAAAQGHVPGQVNLARLLLGTGQVEEARAWLDRAVAAGSGEAMTTLGQLIADNDGFDALETALDWVRRGAKAGDPRAPDVIDILEARAFHGTVR
- a CDS encoding rhamnan synthesis F family protein, whose translation is MYKLRVLVNWIIRQFSYRSRRLIALVADYAELLLFPPPAVPQGGNIRRRWSGGVALDGAARVAVFMHFARDDTVAPYVRYYVRKLREAGFAVVFASNTPDLSDETIAPLLPDVALAFTRENVGWDFAAYRDAIALIPDVPSREMLLITNDSVFGPLYDLPPLIAKADPREADVWGSTDSWERHYHLQSFFLLFHQKALRNKAFQEFWRGVRHFRRKHWIIEKYEIGLTRTLQSHGLRCKALFPYDSVTAAFMRGAGLPPAKAEIGGDRAERELDNYIRMLARRIREATPINQTHFFWYELTVSMGFPFIKRELLQKNPAKIPNIAGWERVISSVSTYDPALIHEHLANQ
- a CDS encoding HAMP domain-containing methyl-accepting chemotaxis protein, whose product is MTIRTLIATCLGGVAALMLVLGAIVAVDQWRSASAAADAQGLARVMAALTRMTENLAVERGPTMLALSSDDAALVEPVRQQRAKADEVRKALVTLIANEDFDTKASLTALVATLDSRLSTLRGTADSLLARPVAQRDAKETDTYVSGMFSVMADLNGALNATIRSLLQRAPEAGHYANVAGLAWSYRDYAGRQSTLLLQAVGTAKPLTPQALQNIQIIQGHLDDLEGRLDGQLALAGTPDSLTKAAENTRQAYKAAFSVRRTQILEASAAGTPYAFDAKEYRKGSVPQLESILGIRDAAIAQAITLADAQHAAARTTLALVLALLVVAGGVLAGIVWLVGRRVTRPLSVLTGVVMKIADGDHDLAVPLTERHDEIGEMAGAIATLRSNAKQADLLAERQRADDAAKEQRGLRLEAATRDFATSIDQVVNTFSGAERSLRGAADSLTLSAGDTIALSNTVAGAADETSGNVQTVAAAAEELHQSIAEIAQQMANATRTSDAAVREASSTKQSIDGLVTAAQRIGDVVKLITDIASQTNLLALNATIEAARAGEAGKGFAVVASEVKALAGQTAKATEEIQAQVAAIQEETSRAVAAIDGITGIIATMSQITTGVASAVEEQGAATQEIARNVQQASVGTREVSSNIDGVRTAADETGNAARSVLSSSDVLGREADTLRAVVSTFVATIKAA
- a CDS encoding pentapeptide repeat-containing protein, which gives rise to MTIDDLEDLLSTQTVRARHFTDMDWRDQDGAECLFEECVFDGVRFTGCDFTASRFRNCRFIRCRLSHAKLRDAVFEGCAFVAEDDRTAGCTIAFSDLRAVRFDRCDLSFCTLDRCDLFEVEAQGCTFMGARFHLVEIRHALSRKQTLSRATFRDCNLELADLSRLSLVEVAITGCRLRETDLHGADLTNATLRDSDLFQAILTGARLDGADLRGAEISGLDLRLLAGFNGLKIAPDQQHVLLQATGIDVSD
- a CDS encoding rhamnan synthesis F family protein; this translates as MSNIFSGLIRKVSRFSLAAIDLTDLAIAQARPLLGARAPVKERLLGDRPLEGARKVAVFNHFDSRGVVHDYVVYFVKHLADAGYAVIFASNCPKLSEEQTAKVRPYVSRVLKRRNLGWDFGAFKDAIDVIPDPAALEHLLITNDSIYGPLQDLSEVISKADPEVASIWGLTDNWDQQFHLQSYFLIFHQAALQHPSFGRFWQKVRYYRRKRWVIRDYEIGLTRYFLRAGLHCRALLPYRSLIAELAQPLEVVVPERDKSPVAGYLRLVKSSLHNGTPLNQTHYFWDYLITTKLCPFIKRDLLQRNPVGVPYVQRWEEVVRSASTYDTSMIVHHLQLSMRNRVH
- a CDS encoding MmgE/PrpD family protein, whose product is MPTIDRRSLLGASGLAVASLAAPAAMGQTAPAPGPDKGKDGAPPPKVTEILARYIVDARFEDLSANVRREGARTLLNWVGVAIGGSRHETVEIAVSALAPFSGPAQASLFGRKERFDIMNAAFLNGVSSHIFDYDDTHLKTIIHPAGPVASAILAYAEMHPVNGRDFLNALVLGVETECRIGNAVYPNHYDAGWHITGTAGVFGAAAAVSKLMGLDVQKTVWALGLAASQPVGFRESFGSMNKSFNPGRAASNGLFAAILAQKGYTSSDAMIEAKRGWANTISTKQDYAEILDGLGQRYEAALNTYKPFACGIVMHPAIDAAIQLRNENKLTPDQIDHIDMQVHPLVLELTGKTAPNTGLEGKFSIYHAVAVAVVQGAGGEKQFSDPAVRDPAVVALRAKVKPVVTPGIRPEQVDMTIALKDGRTLHRHIDHAIGSLEKPMSDDDLARKFTDLADGILPADRIRHVMELCRTVESLPDAAAITRAGALA
- a CDS encoding alpha/beta fold hydrolase, coding for MPLIALDDGCHLNYRVDGPADAQPLVLSNSLGTAIPLWEPQMARLSQRYRVIRYDSRGHGASDAPAGAYSLERLGQDVLTLLDELDIYRAHFCGLSLGGMVGQWLGANAGPRLERLVLANTAAYMGPPDGWQVRMDLVSAGGMAAVTDGVIERWFTPDFIAGHPDTIDGIRRLLLATKPQGYVGCCAVVRDMDQRPHLSGITVPHAADRRHRRPGHPAGQDPGTGGRHPRQPRGDAGRRPPDQRGTGRRLQPGAAGLPGLIFQSLTSMPVA